The Acidimicrobiales bacterium genome window below encodes:
- a CDS encoding Fic family protein, which produces MVPDPDTSAADPGSGSGGGEPGEEVPITWRGRRARAWVPAPLANRRLDLSPATARRTGEAVALVGAASRTLPSLGEPVARLLLRAEGLASSTIEGLRVPLAELAAAELDGAGADETASWVADNLAVVGRALADAATSDLSVDLLHEWHRRLMRSSGLDPALVGAYRSAQGWVGGTSPLDAAFVPPPPELVPGLMDDLVASANLGAPDPVTQAAALHAQFESIHPYGDGNGRVGRLLVSWTLSRRTGTPVPPPVSVLISRDVGGYLAGLYDFRAGQVDRWVGWFAGVVCRSAEATATVLDSLDRLIEDWKARLSGLRRDALAPRLVDLLPARPVVSSSVVAVELEVSERTARRALVELAEAGIVRPYEPARRRPGRPEHWWLAGELIEAVTGWLA; this is translated from the coding sequence ATGGTACCGGATCCGGACACCTCGGCGGCGGACCCCGGGTCGGGGTCCGGGGGCGGGGAACCGGGGGAGGAGGTGCCGATCACCTGGCGGGGGCGCCGGGCCCGGGCGTGGGTGCCGGCCCCCCTGGCCAACCGGCGGCTGGACCTGAGCCCGGCCACGGCCCGCCGGACCGGGGAGGCGGTGGCCCTGGTCGGCGCCGCCAGCCGGACGCTGCCCTCCCTCGGGGAGCCGGTGGCCCGGCTCCTCCTCCGGGCCGAGGGCCTGGCCTCGTCCACCATCGAGGGGCTCCGGGTGCCGCTGGCCGAGCTGGCGGCCGCCGAGCTCGACGGCGCCGGGGCCGACGAGACGGCGTCATGGGTGGCGGACAACCTGGCCGTCGTCGGCCGGGCCCTGGCCGACGCCGCCACCTCCGACCTGTCCGTCGACCTCCTCCACGAGTGGCACCGCCGCCTGATGCGGAGCAGTGGTCTCGACCCCGCCCTGGTCGGGGCGTACCGCTCGGCCCAGGGATGGGTCGGGGGGACCTCGCCGCTCGACGCCGCCTTCGTGCCGCCCCCACCCGAGCTGGTGCCCGGGCTGATGGACGACCTGGTGGCCTCCGCCAATCTGGGTGCGCCGGACCCCGTGACCCAGGCGGCGGCGCTGCACGCCCAGTTCGAGTCCATTCACCCCTACGGGGACGGCAACGGCCGGGTGGGACGGCTACTCGTCTCGTGGACGTTGTCGCGGCGCACGGGCACACCGGTCCCGCCGCCGGTGAGCGTGCTTATCTCCCGCGACGTCGGCGGCTACCTGGCCGGGCTCTACGACTTCCGGGCCGGCCAGGTCGACCGGTGGGTGGGGTGGTTCGCCGGGGTGGTGTGCCGGTCGGCGGAGGCCACTGCGACCGTGCTCGATTCCCTCGACCGGCTCATCGAGGATTGGAAGGCCCGCCTGTCCGGGTTGCGCCGCGACGCCCTGGCCCCGCGGCTGGTCGACCTGCTGCCTGCCCGCCCCGTGGTCTCCTCGTCGGTGGTGGCGGTGGAGCTGGAGGTGAGCGAACGCACGGCGCGGCGTGCTCTGGTCGA